The Acomys russatus chromosome 3, mAcoRus1.1, whole genome shotgun sequence genome has a window encoding:
- the Ptpdc1 gene encoding protein tyrosine phosphatase domain-containing protein 1 isoform X1 has translation MQAQDPSRRPSAVHFLSAFLQGRRHSTSDPVLRLQQARRGSGSATKLLSSSSLQVMVAVSSVSRTDGNPTFQERKKNSGRPTPKYTKVGERLRHVIPGHMACSMACGGRACKYENPARWSEQEQAIKGVYSSWVTDNILAMARPSSELLEKYHIIEQFLSRGIKTIINLQRPGEHASCGNSLEQESGFTYLPEAFMEAGIYFYNFGWKDYGVASLTAILDMVKVMTFALQEGKVAVHCHAGLGRTGVLIACYLVFATRMTADQAIIFVRAKRPNSIQTRGQLLCVREFTQFLAPLRNIFSCCDPKAHAVTLAQYLIRQRHLLHGYEARLLKHVPKIIHLVCKLLLDLAENRPVVMQSMLEGPELSAEIEKTVSEMVTMQLDQELLRQNSDVPDPFNPTAVVFENQDVMLSNEPEFDPLWKRRNVECLQPLTQLKRQLSYSDSDLKRAKAILEQGETPWTVPAQDLLQGHGLQHQKPTSHCCIPPTPELGLHKDTLVHSTFSFWTQSKCGGLEGLKDDGSPLFCRKDISKEVQRSRTFSVGVSCSHNPGEPAPPNFTSIHKDPEQTTHCQCEVPGGWVPGFVHEASPTPCSPLNCGSSPKAQLPHRQETQNSTYLSEAMPHASLQSELSAEARRILAAKALANLNEFVEKEEVQRKVEMWQKELNSREGAWERICGERDPFILCSLMWSWVEQLKEPVITKEDVDMLVDRQADAGEALFLLEKGQYQTILCVLHCIVSLQTLPVEVEEACLSHAIKAFTKVNFDSENGPMVYNTLKKIFKHTLEEKRKMAKDSPRPGLS, from the exons ATGCAGGCGCAGGACCCGTCCCGGAGGCCCTCGGCTGTGCACTTCCTCAGTGCCTTTCTGCAGGGCCGCCGGCACTCCACTTCCGACCCTGTCCTGAGGCTACAGCAAGCCAGGCGTGGCTCTGGCTCTGCCACCAAGCTGCTGTCCTCATCTTCTCTCCAGGTGATGGTGGCTGTGTCCTCTGTCAGCCGTACAGATGGGAATCCAACTTTCcaagagagaaaaa AAAATTCAGGACGCCCAACACCAAAATACACAAAGGTGGGAGAACGTTTGCGGCATGTCATCCCTGGACACATGGCGTGTTCCATGGCGTGTGGTGGGAGAGCATGTAAGTACGAGAACCCAGCCCGCTGGAGTGAGCAGGAGCAAGCCATCAAGGGGGTTTACTCATCCTG GGTCACTGACAACATCCTGGCCATGGCTCGTCCATCCTCCGAGCTGCTGGAGAAGTACCACATCATCGAGCAGTTCCTCAG CCGTGGCATAAAAACAATAATCAACCTGCAGCGTCCTGGTGAGCACGCCAGCTGTGGGAACTCTCTGGAACAAGAAAGTGGTTTCACGTACCTTCCTGAAGCATTCATGGAGGCTGGCA TTTATTTCTACAACTTCGGGTGGAAGGATTATGGTGTGGCATCCCTCACTGCCATCTTAGATATGGTAAAGGTGATGACATTTGCCCTACAGGAAGGAAAAGTAGCTGTCCACTGCCACGCAGGGCTTGGGCGAACAG GTGTTTTAATAGCATGCTATTTAGTTTTTGCAACGAGGATGACTGCTGACCAGGCAATTATATTTGTGCGGGCAAAACGCCCCAATTCCATACAAACCAGAGGACAGCTACTCTGTGTACGAGAATTCACTCAGTTTCTGGCTCCACTTCGTAatattttctcttgctgtgacccCAAAGCACATGCTGTTACCTTAGCCCAGTACCTGATTCGCCAGCGTCACCTGCTTCATGGTTATGAGGCACGACTTCTGAAACACGTACCAAAGATCATCCACCTCGTTTGCAAGCTGCTGCTTGACTTGGCTGAGAACAGGCCAGTAGTGATGCAAAGCATGTTGGAAGGACCTGAACTCTCTGCTGAAATCGAAAAGACTGTGTCTGAGATGGTCACCATGCAACTAGATCAAGAGTTACTGAGGCAAAACAGTGATGTGCCTGACCCGTTTAACCCCACTGCCGTGGTGTTCGAGAATCAGGATGTGATGCTTTCTAACgagcctgagtttgaccccctctggaagaggaggaatgTTGAGTGTCTTCAGCCCCTGACACAACTGAAAAGGCAGCTCAGCTACAGTGACTCGGACTTAAAGAGGGCCAAAGCTATCCTGGAGCAAGGGGAGACGCCTTGGACAGTGCCTGCCCAGGATTTGCTGCAGGGCCACGGCCTCCAGCATCAGAAGCCCACCAGCCACTGCTGTATACCACCGACGCCAGAACTAGGTTTACATAAGGACACACTGGTTCACAGCACATTTTCTTTCTGGACTCAGTCAAAGTGTGGAGGCTTGGAAGGACTCAAAGATGATGGATCACCACTTTTCTGTAGAAAGGACATTTCAAAGGAAGTACAGCGGAGCAGGACCTTCTCTGTGGGTGTCTCTTGTTCGCACAATCCTGGAGAACCAGCGCCACCCAACTTTACAAGTATCCATAAGGATCCAGAGCAAACCACCCATTGCCAGTGTGAAGTGCCTGGTGGTTGGGTTCCAGGCTTTGTGCATGAGGCGAGCCCGACCCCCTGCAGCCCTCTAAACTGTGGCTCCAGTCCTAAGGCACAGTTGCCACACAGACAGGAAACCCAAAACAGCACATACCTGTCTGAGGCAATGCCACATGCCAGCTTGCAGTCTGAACTGAGTGCTGAAGCAAGGAGAATACTGGCAGCCAAAGCCCTGGCAAATTTAAATGAGTTTGTAGAAAAGGAGGAAGTACAAAGGAAAGTGGAAATGTGGCAg AAAGAACTGAATTCCCGAGAGGGAGCTTGGGAAAGGATATGTGGTGAGAGAGACCCTTTCATCTTGTGCAGTTTGATGTGGTCTTGGGTGGAGCAACTGAAAGAGCCTGTAATCACCAAAGAGGATGTGGACATGCTGGTTGACAGACAGGCAGATGCTGGTGAGGCCCTGTTCTTACTGGAGAAG ggacagTACCAGACCATCCTGTGTGTGCTGCATTGCATAGTGAGCCTGCAGACCCTTCCTGTGGAGGTGGAGGAAGCTTGCCTTTCACATGCCATTAAAGCTTTCACCAAG GTTAATTTTGATTCTGAAAATGGACCAATGGTTTACAATAccctgaagaaaatatttaagcacacattagaagaaaagagaaaaatggcaaAAGACAGCCCTAGGCCTGGCCTCTCCTGA
- the Ptpdc1 gene encoding protein tyrosine phosphatase domain-containing protein 1 isoform X2, with translation MAAGVLPQNEKPYSTLGNNSGYAADMNENSGRPTPKYTKVGERLRHVIPGHMACSMACGGRACKYENPARWSEQEQAIKGVYSSWVTDNILAMARPSSELLEKYHIIEQFLSRGIKTIINLQRPGEHASCGNSLEQESGFTYLPEAFMEAGIYFYNFGWKDYGVASLTAILDMVKVMTFALQEGKVAVHCHAGLGRTGVLIACYLVFATRMTADQAIIFVRAKRPNSIQTRGQLLCVREFTQFLAPLRNIFSCCDPKAHAVTLAQYLIRQRHLLHGYEARLLKHVPKIIHLVCKLLLDLAENRPVVMQSMLEGPELSAEIEKTVSEMVTMQLDQELLRQNSDVPDPFNPTAVVFENQDVMLSNEPEFDPLWKRRNVECLQPLTQLKRQLSYSDSDLKRAKAILEQGETPWTVPAQDLLQGHGLQHQKPTSHCCIPPTPELGLHKDTLVHSTFSFWTQSKCGGLEGLKDDGSPLFCRKDISKEVQRSRTFSVGVSCSHNPGEPAPPNFTSIHKDPEQTTHCQCEVPGGWVPGFVHEASPTPCSPLNCGSSPKAQLPHRQETQNSTYLSEAMPHASLQSELSAEARRILAAKALANLNEFVEKEEVQRKVEMWQKELNSREGAWERICGERDPFILCSLMWSWVEQLKEPVITKEDVDMLVDRQADAGEALFLLEKGQYQTILCVLHCIVSLQTLPVEVEEACLSHAIKAFTKVNFDSENGPMVYNTLKKIFKHTLEEKRKMAKDSPRPGLS, from the exons AAAATTCAGGACGCCCAACACCAAAATACACAAAGGTGGGAGAACGTTTGCGGCATGTCATCCCTGGACACATGGCGTGTTCCATGGCGTGTGGTGGGAGAGCATGTAAGTACGAGAACCCAGCCCGCTGGAGTGAGCAGGAGCAAGCCATCAAGGGGGTTTACTCATCCTG GGTCACTGACAACATCCTGGCCATGGCTCGTCCATCCTCCGAGCTGCTGGAGAAGTACCACATCATCGAGCAGTTCCTCAG CCGTGGCATAAAAACAATAATCAACCTGCAGCGTCCTGGTGAGCACGCCAGCTGTGGGAACTCTCTGGAACAAGAAAGTGGTTTCACGTACCTTCCTGAAGCATTCATGGAGGCTGGCA TTTATTTCTACAACTTCGGGTGGAAGGATTATGGTGTGGCATCCCTCACTGCCATCTTAGATATGGTAAAGGTGATGACATTTGCCCTACAGGAAGGAAAAGTAGCTGTCCACTGCCACGCAGGGCTTGGGCGAACAG GTGTTTTAATAGCATGCTATTTAGTTTTTGCAACGAGGATGACTGCTGACCAGGCAATTATATTTGTGCGGGCAAAACGCCCCAATTCCATACAAACCAGAGGACAGCTACTCTGTGTACGAGAATTCACTCAGTTTCTGGCTCCACTTCGTAatattttctcttgctgtgacccCAAAGCACATGCTGTTACCTTAGCCCAGTACCTGATTCGCCAGCGTCACCTGCTTCATGGTTATGAGGCACGACTTCTGAAACACGTACCAAAGATCATCCACCTCGTTTGCAAGCTGCTGCTTGACTTGGCTGAGAACAGGCCAGTAGTGATGCAAAGCATGTTGGAAGGACCTGAACTCTCTGCTGAAATCGAAAAGACTGTGTCTGAGATGGTCACCATGCAACTAGATCAAGAGTTACTGAGGCAAAACAGTGATGTGCCTGACCCGTTTAACCCCACTGCCGTGGTGTTCGAGAATCAGGATGTGATGCTTTCTAACgagcctgagtttgaccccctctggaagaggaggaatgTTGAGTGTCTTCAGCCCCTGACACAACTGAAAAGGCAGCTCAGCTACAGTGACTCGGACTTAAAGAGGGCCAAAGCTATCCTGGAGCAAGGGGAGACGCCTTGGACAGTGCCTGCCCAGGATTTGCTGCAGGGCCACGGCCTCCAGCATCAGAAGCCCACCAGCCACTGCTGTATACCACCGACGCCAGAACTAGGTTTACATAAGGACACACTGGTTCACAGCACATTTTCTTTCTGGACTCAGTCAAAGTGTGGAGGCTTGGAAGGACTCAAAGATGATGGATCACCACTTTTCTGTAGAAAGGACATTTCAAAGGAAGTACAGCGGAGCAGGACCTTCTCTGTGGGTGTCTCTTGTTCGCACAATCCTGGAGAACCAGCGCCACCCAACTTTACAAGTATCCATAAGGATCCAGAGCAAACCACCCATTGCCAGTGTGAAGTGCCTGGTGGTTGGGTTCCAGGCTTTGTGCATGAGGCGAGCCCGACCCCCTGCAGCCCTCTAAACTGTGGCTCCAGTCCTAAGGCACAGTTGCCACACAGACAGGAAACCCAAAACAGCACATACCTGTCTGAGGCAATGCCACATGCCAGCTTGCAGTCTGAACTGAGTGCTGAAGCAAGGAGAATACTGGCAGCCAAAGCCCTGGCAAATTTAAATGAGTTTGTAGAAAAGGAGGAAGTACAAAGGAAAGTGGAAATGTGGCAg AAAGAACTGAATTCCCGAGAGGGAGCTTGGGAAAGGATATGTGGTGAGAGAGACCCTTTCATCTTGTGCAGTTTGATGTGGTCTTGGGTGGAGCAACTGAAAGAGCCTGTAATCACCAAAGAGGATGTGGACATGCTGGTTGACAGACAGGCAGATGCTGGTGAGGCCCTGTTCTTACTGGAGAAG ggacagTACCAGACCATCCTGTGTGTGCTGCATTGCATAGTGAGCCTGCAGACCCTTCCTGTGGAGGTGGAGGAAGCTTGCCTTTCACATGCCATTAAAGCTTTCACCAAG GTTAATTTTGATTCTGAAAATGGACCAATGGTTTACAATAccctgaagaaaatatttaagcacacattagaagaaaagagaaaaatggcaaAAGACAGCCCTAGGCCTGGCCTCTCCTGA
- the LOC127211143 gene encoding ras-related protein Rab-9A-like, which produces MAGKSSLFKTILLGDGGVGKSSLMNRYVPNKFDTQLFHTIGVEFLNKDLEVDGHFVTMQIWDTAGQERFRTLRTPFYRGSDCHLLTFSVHDSQSFQNLNNWKKEFIYYADVEEPETFPFVILGNKIDVNERQVSTEEAQAWCKDNGDCPYFETSAEDSTNVAAAFEEAVPRVTATEDKSDHLIQTDTVHLHRKPKPNSSCC; this is translated from the coding sequence ATGGCAGGAAAATcgtctctttttaaaacaattcttctTGGAGATGGTGGAGTTGGCAAGAGTTCTCTTATGAACAGATATGTTCCCAATAAATTTGATACTCAGCTCTTCCACACAATAGGtgtggaatttttaaataaagatttggaGGTGGATGGACATTTTGTTACCATGCAGATTTGGGACACAGCTGGTCAAGAGCGGTTCCGAACCCTGAGGACACCGTTTTACAGAGGTTCTGACTGTCACCTGCTTACTTTTAGTGTCCATGATTCACAAAGCTTCCAGAATTTAAACAACTGGAAGAAGGAATTCATATATTATGCAGATGTGGAAGAGCCCGAAACCTTTCCTTTTGTGATTTTGGGCAACAAGATTGATGTAAATGAACGGCAGGTGTCTACAGAAGAAGCCCAAGCCTGGTGCAAGGACAACGGCGACTGTCCTTACTTTGAAACAAGTGCAGAAGATTCCACCAATGTAGCAGCTGCCTTTGAGGAGGCAGTTCCAAGAGTTACGGCTACGGAAGATAAGTCAGATCATCTGATTCAGACAGACACGGTCCATCTTCACCGAAAGCCCAAGCCAAACTCCTCCTGCTGTTGA